A portion of the Pseudomonas protegens CHA0 genome contains these proteins:
- a CDS encoding PIG-L deacetylase family protein: MKAIPAIDSNWPSQVWNSARSLAEVPAINLANLVPAGSRAVIVAPHPGDEVVASGGLLQVLAHHGHPLQLISISDGSASHPGSELWPKRRLSVFRPQESAEALRRLGLPLHSLKWIRGGFADSALSEREQQLVPFICRYLRDTDVVFSTWRADGNLDHEAVGRATAKAASLVGARFHEIPIWAWHWAAREEHQIPWQRARKLRLDTWTVARKRHAAHAYASQLQGEPEIGLEPSLSPVLLERLRLPYEIILM, from the coding sequence ATGAAAGCCATACCCGCAATCGACAGCAACTGGCCCAGCCAAGTCTGGAACAGTGCCCGCAGCCTGGCCGAGGTGCCGGCCATCAATCTGGCCAACCTGGTTCCGGCCGGCTCCCGGGCAGTGATAGTCGCCCCTCACCCCGGTGACGAAGTGGTCGCCAGCGGCGGCCTGCTGCAAGTGCTGGCCCACCACGGCCACCCTCTGCAACTGATTTCCATCAGCGACGGCAGCGCCAGCCATCCCGGGTCGGAGCTGTGGCCCAAGCGCCGCCTGAGCGTGTTCCGGCCCCAGGAAAGCGCCGAAGCCCTGCGTCGCCTGGGCCTGCCCCTGCACAGCCTGAAGTGGATCCGCGGCGGCTTTGCCGACAGCGCCTTGAGCGAACGGGAACAGCAACTGGTGCCCTTCATCTGCCGCTACCTGCGCGACACCGACGTGGTGTTCAGCACCTGGCGCGCCGATGGCAACCTCGACCACGAAGCCGTGGGCCGGGCCACGGCCAAGGCCGCGAGCCTGGTGGGTGCGCGTTTTCATGAGATTCCGATCTGGGCCTGGCACTGGGCGGCCCGCGAGGAGCACCAGATCCCCTGGCAGCGTGCGCGCAAGCTGCGCCTGGACACCTGGACCGTGGCCCGCAAGCGCCACGCCGCCCACGCCTATGCCAGCCAGTTGCAGGGCGAGCCGGAGATCGGCCTGGAGCCGTCGCTGTCGCCGGTGCTGCTGGAGCGCCTGCGCCTGCCCTACGAGATCATCCTGATGTAG
- a CDS encoding alpha/beta hydrolase, producing the protein MSEQPTIVLVHGFWGGAAHWNRVIVELLNRGYEKIRAVELPLTSLAEDVERTRKLVAQQAGPVLLVGHSYGGAVITQAGHAPNVAGLVYIAAFAPDQGESPGGLTQEFPPEAAANLAPDSDGYLWVRPERFQQSFCQDLSPQEGLVMGLTQKAPLASTFGDALGAPAWRDKPSWYQVSRADRMIAPANQERMAARLNARKVIHLDASHASLASQPGPVAALIAEAADSL; encoded by the coding sequence ATGAGCGAGCAACCCACGATTGTCCTGGTCCACGGTTTCTGGGGCGGTGCCGCCCACTGGAACCGGGTCATCGTCGAACTGCTGAACCGCGGTTACGAGAAGATCCGCGCCGTGGAACTGCCCCTGACCTCCCTCGCCGAGGACGTCGAACGGACCCGCAAACTGGTGGCCCAGCAAGCGGGGCCGGTGCTGCTGGTGGGGCACTCCTACGGCGGCGCGGTGATCACCCAGGCCGGGCATGCGCCAAACGTTGCGGGCCTGGTGTACATCGCCGCCTTCGCCCCGGACCAGGGTGAAAGCCCCGGTGGCCTGACCCAGGAGTTCCCGCCTGAAGCCGCCGCCAATCTGGCGCCCGACAGCGACGGCTACCTCTGGGTGCGTCCGGAGCGTTTCCAGCAGAGCTTCTGCCAGGATCTCAGCCCCCAGGAAGGGCTGGTCATGGGCCTGACCCAGAAGGCGCCGCTGGCCAGCACCTTCGGCGACGCCCTCGGGGCCCCGGCATGGCGCGACAAACCTTCCTGGTACCAGGTGTCCCGTGCCGACCGCATGATCGCCCCGGCGAACCAGGAGCGCATGGCCGCCCGGCTCAACGCCCGCAAGGTCATTCACCTGGACGCCAGCCACGCCTCCCTCGCCTCCCAGCCCGGGCCCGTAGCCGCGCTGATCGCCGAGGCCGCCGACTCCCTGTAA
- the glgB gene encoding 1,4-alpha-glucan branching protein GlgB — MSFSNKEQGKQQPALLPSAKAIDALVRAEHRDPFAILGPHGDGAGGQFIRAFLPGALSVQVLDRDQQQVLGSLQAGEVPGLFVGHFPEARPYLLRIQWAGGEQVSEDPYSFGPLLGEMDLYLFAEGNHRDLSSCLGAQLTTVDGIDGVRFAVWAPNARRVSVVGDFNIWDGRRHPMRLRHPSGVWELFIPRLQAGEAYKYEILGPQGILPLKADPMALATQLPPDTASRVAPPLTIDWQDQEWMLARGERQRVDAPLSIYELHAGSWQCEVDDLGEVARQYSWTELAERLIPYVKDLGFTHIELMPIMEHPFGGSWGYQPLSQFAPSARYGSPQDFAAFVDAFHQAGIGVILDWVPAHFPTDTHGLAQFDGTALYEYGNPLEGFHQDWDTLIYNLGRTEVHGFMLASALHWLKHFHVDGLRVDAVASMLYRDYSRKAGEWVPNRHGGRENLEAIDFLRHLNDVVALEAPGALVIAEESTAWPGVSQRTDQGGLGFAYKWNMGWMHDSLHYIQQDPVYRAHHHNELSFGLVYAWSERFILPISHDEVVHGKHSLIDKMPGDRWQKFANLRAYLSFMWAHPGKKLLFMGCEFGQWREWNHDQQLDWYLLQYPEHRGVQQLVGDLNRLYRQYPALHDQDDVPQGFQWLIGDDAINSVYAWLRWSKSGEPLLVVANFTPVPRQGYRVGVPVAGRWSELLNSDSQLYAGSNYGNGGEAFSEEQSSHGQALSLVLNLPPLAVLILRPDS; from the coding sequence ATGAGTTTCTCGAACAAGGAACAGGGAAAGCAGCAACCGGCATTGCTTCCTTCGGCCAAGGCCATCGACGCCCTGGTACGGGCCGAACACCGCGATCCATTCGCCATTCTCGGGCCCCACGGCGATGGCGCCGGCGGGCAATTCATCCGCGCTTTCCTGCCCGGGGCGCTGAGTGTGCAGGTACTGGACCGCGACCAGCAGCAGGTGCTCGGCAGCCTGCAAGCCGGTGAGGTGCCGGGGCTGTTTGTCGGGCACTTTCCCGAGGCCCGGCCCTATCTCTTGCGCATTCAATGGGCCGGGGGCGAACAGGTCAGTGAAGACCCCTACAGCTTCGGCCCCCTGCTGGGGGAGATGGACCTGTACCTGTTTGCCGAAGGCAATCACCGCGACCTCAGTTCCTGCCTGGGGGCGCAACTGACCACCGTGGACGGCATCGACGGCGTGCGTTTTGCGGTCTGGGCACCGAATGCCCGGCGGGTCTCGGTGGTGGGCGACTTCAATATCTGGGACGGGCGCCGGCACCCGATGCGCCTGCGCCATCCCTCCGGGGTCTGGGAGCTGTTCATCCCGCGCCTGCAGGCGGGCGAGGCCTACAAATACGAGATCCTCGGGCCCCAGGGCATCCTGCCGCTCAAGGCCGACCCCATGGCCCTGGCCACGCAGTTGCCGCCGGACACCGCCTCCAGAGTCGCGCCGCCCCTGACCATCGACTGGCAGGACCAGGAGTGGATGCTGGCCCGTGGCGAGCGCCAGCGGGTGGACGCGCCGCTGTCGATCTATGAGCTGCATGCCGGTTCCTGGCAGTGCGAAGTGGACGACCTTGGAGAAGTGGCCCGCCAGTACAGCTGGACCGAACTGGCCGAACGGCTGATTCCCTACGTCAAGGACCTGGGGTTTACCCATATCGAGCTGATGCCGATCATGGAGCACCCGTTTGGCGGCTCCTGGGGCTACCAGCCGCTGTCGCAGTTCGCCCCCAGCGCCCGCTACGGTAGCCCGCAGGATTTCGCAGCCTTCGTCGACGCCTTCCACCAGGCGGGCATCGGGGTGATTCTCGATTGGGTGCCGGCGCACTTTCCCACCGATACCCACGGCCTGGCGCAGTTCGACGGCACTGCACTGTATGAGTACGGCAACCCCCTGGAAGGCTTCCACCAGGACTGGGACACCCTGATCTACAACCTGGGGCGTACCGAAGTGCACGGTTTCATGCTGGCTTCGGCGCTGCACTGGCTCAAGCATTTCCACGTCGACGGCCTGCGGGTGGATGCCGTGGCCTCGATGCTCTACCGCGACTATTCGCGCAAGGCTGGGGAATGGGTGCCGAACCGCCACGGCGGCCGGGAAAACCTCGAAGCCATTGATTTTCTGCGCCACCTCAACGACGTCGTGGCCCTGGAGGCCCCGGGTGCCCTGGTGATCGCCGAGGAGTCCACCGCCTGGCCTGGGGTCAGCCAGCGCACCGATCAGGGCGGCCTGGGCTTTGCCTATAAATGGAACATGGGCTGGATGCATGATTCCCTGCATTACATCCAGCAGGACCCGGTGTACCGCGCCCACCATCACAACGAACTGAGCTTTGGTCTGGTGTACGCCTGGTCCGAGCGTTTCATCCTGCCGATCTCCCACGACGAAGTGGTGCACGGCAAGCACTCGCTGATCGACAAGATGCCCGGCGATCGCTGGCAGAAGTTCGCCAACCTGCGGGCCTACCTGAGCTTCATGTGGGCCCATCCGGGCAAGAAGCTGCTGTTCATGGGCTGCGAGTTCGGCCAATGGCGCGAGTGGAACCACGACCAGCAACTGGACTGGTACCTGCTGCAATACCCCGAGCACCGCGGGGTGCAGCAACTGGTGGGGGACCTCAACCGCCTGTATCGCCAGTACCCGGCGCTGCACGACCAGGACGACGTGCCCCAGGGTTTCCAATGGCTGATCGGCGACGATGCGATCAACAGCGTCTATGCCTGGTTGCGCTGGAGCAAGAGCGGCGAACCGCTGCTGGTGGTGGCCAACTTCACCCCGGTGCCACGCCAGGGCTATCGCGTCGGCGTACCGGTGGCGGGGCGCTGGAGCGAGTTGCTCAACAGCGATTCGCAACTGTATGCCGGCTCCAACTACGGCAACGGTGGCGAGGCCTTCAGCGAAGAGCAGAGCAGCCATGGCCAGGCCCTGTCCCTGGTGCTCAACCTGCCGCCGCTGGCCGTACTGATCCTGCGCCCTGACAGTTGA
- the treS gene encoding maltose alpha-D-glucosyltransferase codes for MAKKPRPTTFIKDPLWYKDAVIYQVHVKSYFDSNNDGIGDFPGLIAKLDYIKDLGVNTIWLLPFYPSPRRDDGYDIAEYRGVSPDYGTLADARRFIAEAHKRELRVITELVINHTSDQHPWFQRARKAKPGSAARNFYVWSDDDQKYDGTRIIFLDTEKSNWTWDPVAGQYFWHRFYSHQPDLNFDNPQVMKAVLSVMRYWLDMGIDGLRLDAIPYLIERDGTNNENLPETHQVLKQIRAEIDANYPDRMLLAEANQWPEDTQLYFGDVTGSDGDECHMAFHFPLMPRMYMALAQEDRFPITDILRQTPEIPANCQWAIFLRNHDELTLEMVTDRERDYLWNYYAADRRARINLGIRRRLAPLMERDRRRIELLNSLLLSMPGTPTLYYGDEIGMGDNIYLGDRDGVRTPMQWSIDRNGGFSRADPASLVLPPIMDSLYGYPSVNVETQSGDPHSLLNWTRRMLAVRKQSKAFGRGTLKMLSPSNRRILAYTREYTGPDGKQEIILCVANVSRSAQAAELDLSAFAGMVPVEMLGGNAFPPIGQLNFLLTLAPYGFYWFVLAAENQMPSWHVEPAQSLPDFTTLVLKKRLEELLEAPSRTTLEQEVLPNWLPKRRWFAGKDSAIDQARIAYGVRFGDPQHPVLLSEIEVTSAGRSERYQLPFGLLAEEQINSALPQQLAMARVRRGRQVGLITDAFALDSFVRNVLLALQGATCLDSEQGQIRFEATAQLAALGLGADAEVRYLSAEQSNSSVVVGGSLVLKLIRKVAGGIHPELEMGAFLTAAGFAHISPLLGSVLRRDAQGEDHLLMIAQGYLNNQGDAWEWTQNNLERAIRDELAEAMSEQEQHYNALGELQDFAGLLGQRLGEMHLLLAAPSDNPDFAPEHATAKDAQAWNQQVAEQLERGLQLLQQHQAELAAGEQKLLGKLLQHKALILGHIQQLAKQLVGGVRIRVHGDLHLGQVLVIKGDAYLIDFEGEPARPLAERRGKHSPYKDVSGVLRSFDYAAAMALEAPAVDGAQGAAAGRRKVVTRYLAEARHAFVQAYRLATANLAHGWQDPAAADAALALFSLEKAAYELAYEAENRPAWLPVPLHGLVGLLRELKPFSDIESGGEQS; via the coding sequence ATGGCCAAGAAACCTCGCCCCACGACCTTTATCAAGGACCCGCTCTGGTACAAGGACGCGGTGATCTACCAGGTGCATGTGAAGTCCTACTTCGATTCCAACAACGACGGAATCGGCGATTTTCCCGGGCTGATCGCCAAACTCGACTACATCAAGGACCTGGGGGTCAACACCATCTGGCTGTTGCCGTTCTACCCCTCGCCGCGGCGTGACGACGGCTACGACATCGCCGAGTACCGCGGGGTCAGCCCCGACTACGGCACCCTGGCTGACGCCCGGCGCTTTATCGCCGAGGCCCACAAGCGCGAGCTGCGGGTGATCACCGAGCTGGTGATCAACCACACCTCCGACCAGCACCCCTGGTTCCAGCGGGCACGCAAGGCCAAGCCGGGTTCGGCGGCGCGCAATTTCTACGTGTGGTCCGACGACGACCAGAAATACGACGGCACGCGGATCATCTTTCTCGACACCGAGAAGTCCAACTGGACCTGGGACCCGGTGGCCGGCCAGTACTTCTGGCACCGCTTCTACTCCCACCAGCCGGACCTCAACTTCGACAACCCCCAAGTGATGAAGGCCGTGCTCTCGGTGATGCGCTACTGGCTCGACATGGGCATCGACGGCCTGCGCCTGGACGCCATTCCCTATCTGATCGAGCGCGATGGCACCAACAACGAGAACCTGCCGGAGACCCACCAGGTGCTCAAGCAGATCCGCGCCGAAATCGACGCCAACTATCCGGACCGCATGCTCCTGGCCGAGGCCAACCAATGGCCGGAAGACACCCAGCTGTACTTTGGCGATGTTACAGGCAGCGACGGCGACGAGTGCCACATGGCCTTCCACTTTCCGCTGATGCCGCGCATGTACATGGCCCTGGCCCAGGAGGATCGCTTCCCCATCACCGACATCCTGCGCCAGACCCCGGAGATCCCGGCCAACTGCCAGTGGGCGATCTTCCTGCGCAACCACGATGAACTGACCCTGGAAATGGTCACCGACCGCGAGCGCGACTACCTGTGGAACTACTACGCCGCCGACCGCCGGGCGCGGATCAACCTGGGGATCCGCCGGCGCCTGGCGCCGCTGATGGAGCGTGACCGGCGGCGCATCGAGCTGCTCAACAGCCTGCTGCTGTCGATGCCCGGTACCCCGACCCTGTACTACGGCGACGAGATCGGCATGGGCGACAACATCTACCTGGGGGACCGGGATGGCGTGCGTACGCCGATGCAATGGTCCATCGACCGCAACGGCGGTTTCTCCCGGGCCGACCCGGCCAGCCTGGTGCTGCCGCCGATCATGGATTCGCTGTACGGCTACCCGTCAGTCAACGTCGAGACCCAGTCCGGCGATCCCCATTCGCTGCTCAACTGGACCCGGCGCATGCTGGCGGTGCGCAAGCAGTCCAAGGCCTTTGGCCGCGGCACGCTGAAGATGCTGTCGCCGAGCAACCGACGGATCCTGGCCTATACCCGGGAATACACCGGGCCTGACGGCAAACAGGAGATCATCCTGTGCGTGGCCAACGTCTCGCGTAGCGCCCAGGCCGCGGAGCTGGACCTCTCGGCGTTCGCGGGCATGGTGCCGGTGGAGATGCTCGGCGGGAACGCCTTTCCGCCCATTGGCCAGCTGAATTTCCTCCTGACCCTGGCGCCCTACGGTTTCTACTGGTTCGTCCTGGCGGCGGAAAACCAGATGCCCAGCTGGCACGTGGAACCGGCCCAGAGCCTGCCGGATTTCACCACCCTGGTGCTGAAGAAACGCCTCGAAGAATTGCTCGAAGCGCCATCGCGCACCACCCTGGAGCAGGAAGTACTGCCCAACTGGCTGCCCAAGCGGCGCTGGTTCGCCGGCAAGGACAGCGCCATCGACCAGGCGCGGATCGCCTACGGCGTGCGCTTTGGCGACCCGCAGCACCCGGTGCTGCTCAGCGAGATCGAAGTCACCAGCGCCGGGCGCAGCGAGCGCTACCAGTTGCCGTTCGGCCTGTTGGCCGAAGAGCAGATCAACAGCGCCTTGCCCCAGCAACTGGCCATGGCCCGGGTGCGTCGCGGGCGCCAGGTGGGGCTGATCACCGACGCCTTCGCCCTCGACAGTTTCGTGCGCAACGTGCTGCTGGCGCTGCAGGGCGCCACCTGCCTGGACAGCGAGCAGGGCCAGATCCGTTTCGAGGCCACCGCGCAGCTGGCGGCGCTGGGCCTGGGGGCCGACGCCGAGGTGCGCTACCTGTCGGCGGAGCAATCCAACAGCTCGGTGGTGGTGGGCGGCAGCCTGGTGCTCAAGCTGATCCGCAAGGTGGCGGGGGGCATTCACCCGGAACTGGAAATGGGCGCCTTCCTCACCGCTGCCGGCTTTGCCCACATCTCGCCGCTGCTGGGCTCGGTGCTGCGCCGCGATGCCCAGGGCGAAGACCATCTGCTGATGATCGCCCAGGGCTACCTGAACAATCAGGGCGATGCCTGGGAGTGGACCCAGAACAACCTCGAGCGGGCGATCCGCGACGAGCTGGCCGAGGCCATGTCCGAGCAGGAGCAGCACTACAACGCCCTGGGCGAGCTCCAGGATTTCGCCGGCCTGCTGGGCCAGCGCCTGGGGGAAATGCACCTGCTGCTGGCGGCCCCCAGCGACAATCCGGATTTCGCTCCCGAGCACGCCACCGCCAAGGATGCCCAGGCCTGGAACCAGCAGGTTGCCGAGCAACTGGAGCGCGGGTTGCAACTGCTTCAACAGCACCAGGCCGAACTCGCGGCAGGGGAGCAGAAATTGCTCGGCAAATTGTTGCAGCATAAGGCGCTGATCCTGGGTCACATCCAGCAACTGGCCAAACAGTTGGTGGGGGGCGTGCGGATTCGTGTCCACGGCGACCTGCACCTGGGGCAGGTACTGGTGATCAAGGGCGATGCCTACCTGATCGACTTCGAGGGCGAGCCGGCCCGGCCCCTGGCCGAGCGCCGCGGCAAGCACAGCCCGTACAAGGATGTCAGTGGGGTCCTGCGTTCCTTCGACTACGCGGCGGCCATGGCCCTGGAGGCACCGGCGGTGGACGGCGCGCAAGGCGCGGCGGCGGGGCGGCGCAAAGTGGTCACGCGCTACCTGGCCGAGGCGCGCCACGCCTTTGTCCAGGCGTATCGGCTGGCGACGGCTAATCTTGCCCATGGCTGGCAGGACCCGGCGGCCGCGGATGCCGCCCTGGCACTGTTCAGCCTGGAGAAGGCCGCCTACGAGCTGGCCTATGAAGCGGAGAACCGTCCCGCCTGGTTGCCTGTGCCATTGCACGGCCTGGTGGGGCTGTTGCGTGAACTGAAACCCTTTTCCGATATTGAGAGTGGTGGAGAGCAGTCATGA
- a CDS encoding DUF3203 family protein, translated as MSLRIENQTCYFDTETLHQHLPASAVTIITDSAKSMSAVDLGGERVYITEAEADALTVAGATDGRRHLKASEGDSVI; from the coding sequence ATGAGCCTGCGCATCGAAAACCAGACCTGCTATTTCGACACCGAAACCCTGCACCAGCACCTCCCGGCGAGCGCCGTGACCATCATCACCGACAGCGCCAAGTCGATGTCGGCGGTGGACCTCGGTGGCGAGCGGGTCTACATCACCGAAGCAGAAGCCGACGCATTGACCGTAGCAGGTGCCACCGACGGCCGGCGCCATCTGAAAGCCAGTGAAGGTGATTCGGTGATTTGA
- a CDS encoding alpha-1,4-glucan--maltose-1-phosphate maltosyltransferase — MTVEKPTEQQYQAHLPLSQALLLPRIAIESIRPVLDGGQFAVKAVAGQEVEVACKVFADGHDKLAVRVRWHNEQQDSWASQALEDQGNDGWLGRFTVPEVGRYRFCIEAWIDQFASFCYELEKKHLAGVAVSLELQEGRSHVQQAAERSEGPLREQLLALQRDLSGLLEAEQVALFLSESSARLMAEADHRPYLSLSPEYPLDVERLQAQFASWYELFPRSITDNPARHGTFNDVHSRLPMIHDMGFDVLYFPPIHPIGRSHRKGPNNSLSAGPDDPGSPYAIGSEEGGHEAIHPQLGSREDFRRLLAAAADHGLEIALDFAIQCSQDHPWLKQHPGWFNWRPDGTIKYAENPPKKYQDIVNVDFYAAEAIPSLWLELRDIVIGWVEEGVKTFRVDNPHTKPLPFWQWLIGEVRRQYPEVIFLAEAFTTPAMMARLGKVGYTQSYTYFTWRNTKSELSSYLAELNQPPWRDCFRPNFFVNTPDINPQFLHDSGRPGFLIRAVLATMGSGLWGMYSGFELCESAPVPGKEEYLDSEKYQIRPRDFSAPGNIIAEIAQLNRIRRQNPALHSHLGLKLYNAWNDHILYFGKRSGDNFVLVAVSLDPFNPQEAHFELPLWEMGLADDAQTQGEDLMNGHRWTWYGKTQFMRIEPAQPFGIWRITAT, encoded by the coding sequence ATGACTGTAGAAAAACCGACCGAACAGCAATACCAGGCGCACCTGCCGTTGTCCCAGGCTCTGCTGCTGCCGCGCATTGCCATCGAGAGCATCCGCCCGGTGCTCGACGGCGGCCAGTTCGCGGTCAAGGCGGTGGCCGGCCAGGAGGTAGAGGTGGCGTGCAAGGTATTCGCCGACGGCCACGACAAACTGGCGGTGCGGGTGCGCTGGCACAACGAGCAGCAGGACAGCTGGGCCAGCCAGGCCCTGGAAGACCAGGGCAACGACGGTTGGCTGGGGCGTTTCACGGTGCCCGAAGTGGGGCGCTACCGCTTCTGCATCGAAGCCTGGATCGATCAGTTCGCCAGCTTCTGCTACGAGCTGGAGAAAAAGCACCTGGCCGGGGTTGCGGTCAGCCTGGAGCTGCAGGAGGGCCGCAGCCATGTGCAACAGGCCGCCGAGCGCAGCGAAGGGCCGCTGCGCGAGCAGTTGCTGGCGTTGCAGCGCGATCTGTCCGGGTTGCTGGAGGCCGAGCAGGTGGCGCTGTTTCTCAGCGAGTCCAGCGCGCGCCTGATGGCCGAGGCCGATCACCGGCCCTACCTGAGCCTGAGCCCCGAGTACCCGCTGGATGTGGAGCGGCTACAGGCCCAGTTCGCCAGTTGGTACGAGCTGTTTCCCCGCTCGATCACCGACAATCCGGCCCGCCACGGCACGTTCAACGACGTTCATTCGCGGCTGCCGATGATTCACGACATGGGCTTTGACGTGCTGTATTTCCCGCCGATCCACCCCATCGGCCGCAGCCACCGCAAGGGGCCCAACAACTCGCTGAGCGCAGGCCCGGACGATCCCGGCAGCCCCTATGCAATCGGCAGCGAGGAGGGCGGCCACGAGGCCATCCACCCGCAACTGGGCAGCCGGGAGGACTTCCGCCGGCTGCTGGCGGCGGCCGCCGACCACGGCCTGGAGATCGCCCTGGACTTCGCCATCCAGTGCTCCCAGGACCACCCCTGGCTCAAGCAGCACCCGGGCTGGTTCAACTGGCGCCCGGACGGCACCATCAAATACGCCGAGAACCCGCCGAAGAAGTACCAGGACATCGTCAATGTCGACTTCTATGCCGCCGAGGCCATTCCCAGCCTGTGGCTGGAACTGCGGGACATCGTCATCGGCTGGGTCGAGGAGGGGGTCAAGACCTTTCGCGTGGACAACCCCCACACCAAGCCGCTGCCGTTCTGGCAGTGGCTGATCGGCGAAGTGCGCCGCCAGTATCCGGAGGTGATCTTCCTCGCCGAAGCCTTCACCACCCCGGCGATGATGGCGCGCCTGGGCAAGGTCGGTTACACCCAGAGCTACACCTACTTCACCTGGCGCAACACCAAGAGCGAGTTGTCCAGCTACCTGGCCGAACTCAACCAGCCGCCGTGGCGCGACTGCTTCCGCCCCAACTTCTTCGTCAACACCCCGGACATCAACCCGCAGTTCCTGCATGACTCGGGGCGCCCTGGGTTTCTGATCCGCGCGGTGCTGGCCACCATGGGATCCGGGCTGTGGGGCATGTATTCCGGGTTCGAGCTGTGCGAATCGGCGCCGGTGCCGGGCAAGGAGGAGTACCTGGATTCGGAGAAATACCAGATCCGCCCCCGGGACTTCTCGGCGCCGGGCAACATCATTGCCGAGATCGCCCAGCTCAACCGCATCCGCCGGCAGAACCCGGCGCTGCACAGCCACCTGGGGCTCAAGCTGTACAACGCCTGGAATGACCACATCCTGTATTTCGGCAAGCGCAGCGGCGACAACTTCGTGCTGGTGGCGGTCAGCCTCGACCCGTTCAACCCCCAGGAGGCGCATTTCGAATTGCCGCTGTGGGAAATGGGCCTGGCCGATGACGCCCAGACCCAGGGCGAGGACCTGATGAACGGCCACCGCTGGACCTGGTACGGCAAGACCCAGTTCATGCGCATCGAACCGGCGCAGCCTTTCGGCATCTGGCGCATCACCGCCACGTAG
- a CDS encoding endonuclease/exonuclease/phosphatase family protein produces the protein MSSDSTRQPNPEAVQRLRVLTVNTHKGFTALNRRFILPELREAVRSTQADLVFLQEVLGEHERHASRLDNWPQQSQYEFLADSMWSDYAYGRNAVYPDGHHGNALLSKFPIRQYRNLDVSITGPERRGLLHCVLDVPGHAEVHAICVHLSLLESHRQLQLALLGQLLESLPEEAPVIIAGDFNDWQMHGNATLGRRNDLHEAFERHHGRPAKTYPARWPLLRLDRVYLRNAHSHRPQILGNKPWTHLSDHLPLAVEVHLPPGAAHQNS, from the coding sequence GTGAGCAGCGATTCCACCCGCCAGCCCAACCCCGAGGCGGTCCAGCGGTTACGCGTTCTGACCGTCAATACCCACAAGGGCTTCACCGCCCTGAACCGCCGCTTCATTCTTCCGGAACTGCGCGAGGCCGTGCGCAGTACCCAGGCCGACCTGGTGTTTCTCCAGGAAGTGCTGGGCGAGCACGAGCGCCATGCCTCGCGCCTGGATAACTGGCCTCAGCAGTCACAGTACGAGTTTCTCGCCGACAGCATGTGGAGCGACTACGCCTACGGGCGCAACGCGGTGTACCCCGACGGCCATCACGGCAACGCCCTGTTGTCGAAGTTTCCGATCCGCCAGTACCGCAACCTCGATGTTTCGATCACCGGCCCCGAGCGCCGGGGCCTGCTGCACTGCGTGCTGGATGTGCCCGGCCACGCCGAGGTCCACGCCATCTGCGTGCACCTGAGCCTGCTGGAAAGCCATCGCCAGTTGCAGCTGGCGCTGCTGGGCCAGTTGCTCGAATCCCTGCCCGAGGAGGCACCGGTGATCATCGCCGGCGACTTCAATGACTGGCAGATGCACGGCAACGCCACCCTGGGCCGGCGCAACGACCTGCACGAAGCCTTCGAACGCCATCATGGCCGCCCGGCCAAGACCTACCCGGCCCGCTGGCCACTGCTGCGCCTGGATCGGGTCTACCTGCGCAACGCCCACAGCCACCGCCCGCAGATCCTCGGCAACAAGCCCTGGACCCACCTCTCCGATCACCTGCCGCTGGCGGTGGAAGTGCACCTGCCGCCTGGGGCCGCACATCAGAATTCATGA
- a CDS encoding MgtC/SapB family protein — protein MNTWWQEVWLTLQYEFADIGDARQLTQITLRLLVAALLGGILGFEREHQGKAAGVRTHMLVAMGAALFVLVPSLSGAQADAMSRVLQGVIAGIGFLGAGTILKGREEDQGQHVKGLTTAAGLWMTAAIGVAAGMGREATAVLSTLLALMVFSLMPLIVRRLEKRQDG, from the coding sequence ATGAACACCTGGTGGCAAGAAGTCTGGCTGACCCTGCAATACGAATTCGCCGATATCGGCGATGCCCGGCAACTGACCCAGATCACCCTGCGGCTGCTGGTGGCGGCCCTGCTGGGGGGCATTCTGGGCTTCGAACGCGAGCACCAGGGCAAGGCCGCCGGGGTTCGCACCCATATGCTGGTGGCCATGGGCGCGGCCCTGTTCGTGCTGGTGCCGAGCCTGTCCGGGGCCCAGGCCGATGCCATGAGCCGGGTGCTCCAGGGGGTCATCGCCGGGATCGGTTTTCTCGGCGCCGGGACCATCCTCAAGGGCCGTGAAGAAGACCAGGGCCAGCACGTCAAGGGCCTGACCACCGCCGCCGGGCTGTGGATGACCGCAGCCATCGGTGTGGCCGCCGGCATGGGCCGCGAGGCCACGGCGGTGCTCAGTACCTTGCTGGCGCTGATGGTCTTCAGCCTGATGCCGCTGATTGTCCGGCGCCTGGAAAAGCGCCAGGACGGCTGA